Below is a genomic region from Rhodococcus sp. WMMA185.
GGTCGGCGCCGACGAGATCGGCCGAGGCCAGATTGGCACCCGCGAGGCTGGCATCGGTGAGGTCCGCTCCCGACAGGTCGGCACCGGTCAGGTCGACGTCCGCCAAGTTCGCGCCCGCCAAGTTCGCCCCTGCCAGACCGACGTCGACGAGGCTGACATTCTTCGAGTCACCCACCGAATGAAGGGAATTCCAAGCGGCAAGATCAGAGCGGAGCAGGTCGAGAGGCTGTGCGTGTGTTGGCGATGTCATCGAACCCCCGAGTAGAGCGAACACTGGTGGCTGCCACCAAGCCGGTTGGACTACCGAATGTCAAGTTGACAGCGTCAACCTAGCAGTGACTTGTTGACAGCGTCAACTTCCTCCTATTCTGCGGAGATGAAGGAACAGACCGGGGATACCCGTCGTGCTCTGATCTCCGCAGCCAGCGACCTCCTGGCGCAGGGCGGACCGATGCACGTCACGCTGCGAGCAGTCGGCGCCGCCGCCAACGTGTCGCGAACCGCGTCGTACCGCCACTTTCGAGACAAAGACGACCTCCTCAGCACGGTGGCCGCCGAGAACCTGGCTTTTCTCAGGGAAGAGATGCAGCGTGCAGCAGCGAGCCCCGCGAAGACCTCCACCCCGCTGTTGCGCGCCTGCCTTGTCTACGTCCGCATCGCATGGGACTACCCGCACCACTACCGGCTCGAATTCGGAGGCGACTACGCGTTCAAGCCGAGCCGGGTGCTGCAGGAGGCCGCCACCGACTTCAACAGGTACTTCCATGAACTCGTTGTCGACGCGCAGCAGAGCAACACCCTCATAACCGACGATCCCCGAGACGTAGGTCCACTGCTCTGGGTCCTGCTGCACGGACTGGCCATGTCCAACCACCTGGTCGCCGAGCACACGTGCGATTCCGGAACAGGCTATGAAGCCGGTGATTTGCCGCGCATTCTTGCGTTGGCCCTGAGAAAACTGGCACCACCCTGAGCTCGAACCTGGAGGTTGTCCTCGACCCTCCACGACCGTTGCCCCGGGAAATCAGACACACGCCGATTCCCCGGGGCAACGCTTACGGAGCCTGATTACTGGCTGAGGGGGGTCCAGTCACCGCAGCCCAAAGACTGGAACCTTCCATCTGTAGGTTCGATAGTCACCGTGACCGGATCTTTGACCGTCGTTCCCGAATTGAAGGTCATTCCGGAACTGTCCTGGCGAGACCAAAGGCAAGATTTGGTTCCATCGGTCGAGCCATTGCTCACGTACGACCCAGGTTGGAGATCGACTCCTACCGCGCCCACGAAGTTGTATCCCGGGATCTTCGGAGCACTCGAATCGGCACTTCCCAAATCGACGGGATTCCACACTCCGCAATTACTCGACGAAAACCCTCCGTCGGTCGGTTCGACCGTCACCGTGGTTGCGTTGGGGCTTGTTCCTCGCTCGACAATGGTTCCGTTGATGTCAGTTCGAGTCCAGTCGCATGTGTTGCCTCCAACTGGCCCCGTTGTCCGGTAGCTACCGCGAACTGCTTCAACCACTGGGATCGTCGCCAGCGCCATGCCGCCGGCGTTGACTGTGCCGGACTTCGAGGTGTCCCGCGGCGCGCAACGCACACTATTGTTGGTGGCCTTCATGAACATGAATGACTTTCCGTCATTCTTACCGAAGTCCGTCTGGTATGTGAAGAAGTTCTCGGGGCGACCGTAGGTGTCGGACAACGAATCCGCGGGGTCTGCCACGCTGGAGCGAAGACTCGGCTGTACCACGGACCCAGCCTCACCAGCCCTGACTGTAACGCTGATGGACGGAAAGACTACGAATGATCCAGAATTGGCGTTGAGCCCAATTCTCTTGTCATGGTTGAAGTCTGCTGACAGAGCGTTGGGGCCGTTCCCAGTCGGATCCTTCGTTGTGCCTTCGGTGATGTTGCCGACTGACATCCTCAGGATGGGCCCATCATCGTTCGGCACCCCGTCGTAGCCAACTCGGGTCACGTCAATGTCCCCCCGCAGCTTCGAGACAGAATCGGTGTTTACCTCCGCTCTCTGAAAGGTCGTTCCCGCAGGGATGGCCATATCATATTTCATGCGAATCCAGTTCGGACCCAGCTGCTCCTTTGGATTCTGCCGATTCATGTCGACCGGATCGGGAGTAATGGTATAGGTGAAATCTTGTCCTGCCGGGACGGATTCGGGTGCCGTGATTTTCAGGCCCCAATTGCTTGTTTTGGCATCGTCGTAACGAGAACCCTTCGGACGGAAAGGGTCATACTGGCCGTTTGATGACCAGCAACTGACCTTGAAATTCACGTCGGCGGTCTTGGACGTTGTCGTCCACGGCGCCAATGGCTCTGCGTTCGCAAGGCCGGGTAGAAGGAGCGTTCCGGCGCTGAGGGTGATAGTTGCCGCGATCGTCGGCCATCGTCTAAAGGGATTCATCGACTCATCTCTCGGTGTCTGTCATGTTCTTCCCACCCCATGCACAGGGGCTTACAACTCTTTGTCGGGATAATCAGCAGTTCGGATCCGAACCGCAGCTTGAAGAGGGCTTCCATTGGTGCGCAATGCACTTCGTGACCTGTCGAGACTGTCATCATAGGTACAGCTAAGTGACTGCTCTGCTGTTCGAATCATCCAGCGATTCACGCCCGTGCCCATCGCACGGTCTGAAATGCCTTACCCGCAGTTCTT
It encodes:
- a CDS encoding TetR/AcrR family transcriptional regulator, with protein sequence MKEQTGDTRRALISAASDLLAQGGPMHVTLRAVGAAANVSRTASYRHFRDKDDLLSTVAAENLAFLREEMQRAAASPAKTSTPLLRACLVYVRIAWDYPHHYRLEFGGDYAFKPSRVLQEAATDFNRYFHELVVDAQQSNTLITDDPRDVGPLLWVLLHGLAMSNHLVAEHTCDSGTGYEAGDLPRILALALRKLAPP